The Chitinispirillales bacterium genome has a segment encoding these proteins:
- a CDS encoding CTP synthase — MPKYVFVTGGVVSSLGKGIVAASIGLLIKSRGLTVAYQKMDPYLNIDPGTMNPIEHGEVYVTEDGAETDLDLGYYERFTGVRTNRNSSFSAGKIYDIILKKERKGGEYFGKTVQVVPHVVNEIQNAIRSVGNENIDVVIVEIGGTVGDIESFPFLEALRLFRQKEGYKNVYFVHVSLVPYLHKAEEIKTKPTQHSVARLREIGIIPNMLVCRTEIPLAKDVKEKLGMFCNVDVNCVVESLDFKHTIYECPIMFSEQDVDVQILEHFGLKYENKKIDEWYKYIKNITQAKKKITIAVVGKYTQVPDAYKSIKESLEHAAAMLNSRVVVKWVNSETLETQGVGDLSKAEEILKEAHGVLVPGGFGDRGIEGKIIAARYSRERNVPFLGICLGMQITVIEYARNVLGYSGACSHEVDENGVHRMIVLMDSQKQIVDKGGTMRLGAYSCKLLKDSLAYKLYGEEEISERHRHRYEFNNEYREELTKKGLVFSGLSPDEQLVEIVELKNHPFFVGVQFHPEFKSRPIKPHPLFIGFIEAALKK, encoded by the coding sequence ATGCCTAAGTATGTTTTCGTTACCGGCGGAGTCGTTTCTTCATTAGGAAAAGGGATAGTCGCCGCTTCAATCGGATTGTTGATTAAATCAAGAGGTTTAACCGTTGCGTATCAAAAGATGGATCCTTATCTGAATATAGATCCTGGAACCATGAATCCCATAGAGCACGGCGAAGTTTATGTAACCGAAGACGGTGCGGAAACCGATTTGGATTTGGGATATTATGAAAGATTTACCGGAGTGCGGACAAACAGAAATTCAAGTTTTAGCGCAGGAAAAATTTATGACATCATTCTAAAAAAAGAGCGTAAGGGCGGAGAATATTTCGGAAAAACCGTACAGGTTGTTCCGCATGTCGTAAACGAGATACAAAACGCGATTAGAAGCGTAGGAAATGAAAATATTGACGTCGTAATCGTGGAAATAGGCGGAACGGTCGGGGATATTGAAAGTTTTCCGTTTTTGGAAGCGTTGCGTTTATTTCGCCAAAAAGAAGGATACAAGAACGTGTATTTTGTCCATGTTTCGCTTGTACCTTATTTGCACAAAGCCGAAGAAATTAAAACAAAACCGACGCAACATTCGGTCGCGCGGCTTCGTGAAATAGGAATTATCCCGAATATGCTTGTTTGCCGAACGGAAATTCCCTTAGCAAAAGACGTTAAAGAAAAATTGGGAATGTTCTGCAACGTCGATGTGAACTGCGTCGTCGAATCGTTGGATTTTAAGCATACGATTTATGAGTGTCCGATTATGTTTTCGGAACAGGATGTCGACGTTCAAATTTTGGAACATTTCGGTTTAAAGTATGAAAATAAGAAAATTGACGAATGGTACAAATATATTAAAAATATAACCCAAGCCAAAAAGAAAATTACGATCGCCGTCGTAGGAAAATACACCCAGGTTCCCGACGCTTACAAGTCGATAAAAGAGTCCCTTGAGCATGCGGCGGCAATGCTTAACTCCAGAGTCGTCGTAAAATGGGTAAATTCGGAAACGCTTGAAACACAAGGAGTCGGCGATTTATCAAAAGCCGAAGAAATTCTAAAAGAGGCGCACGGCGTTTTAGTGCCGGGGGGGTTTGGCGACAGAGGAATCGAAGGAAAAATTATCGCCGCAAGATATTCCCGTGAAAGAAACGTACCGTTTTTAGGAATTTGCTTAGGAATGCAAATCACTGTCATAGAATATGCCAGAAACGTGCTTGGATATTCCGGCGCTTGCAGTCATGAAGTCGATGAAAACGGAGTTCATCGTATGATAGTTTTAATGGACTCGCAAAAACAAATCGTCGATAAAGGCGGAACGATGCGTTTGGGCGCATATTCCTGTAAACTGTTAAAAGATTCCTTGGCATATAAACTCTACGGTGAAGAAGAAATCAGCGAAAGACACAGACACCGTTACGAATTTAACAACGAATATCGTGAAGAATTAACTAAAAAAGGGTTAGTTTTTTCAGGACTTTCTCCCGACGAACAGCTTGTTGAAATCGTCGAATTAAAAAACCATCCGTTTTTTGTCGGAGTTCAGTTCCATCCCGAATTTAAATCCAGACCGATTAAACCGCACCCGCTTTTTATAGGATTTATCGAAGCGGCGTTAAAAAAGTAA
- a CDS encoding DUF790 family protein yields the protein MLTKDLIRFTIKNDSVNPSFIDLKTPNVKSACEQLFAVYESGQNLSKKEVLQNANAIINSMRSPKTAKGLNKILLDNCNFERSQDCDYVSLREKIFEKSAVFYLSPKRNSFEEISQKFDENFIKDVYGDHPDCEKMISCEIKSEEELIDEYNVSLVQGLLLNAENLIINIENTDKTVMRYFFRQIRFNQLLCTITKTPSAYSIFIDGPAGILENSSGYGLKIANFFKTVCKLHDWKLFAAIKMDANKYSFLLNSDFIVKKEILASYYPKEFEAFKQNFEEKSEFWEVSDEAEPFSLDGKNIIVPDFLFIHKKTKKKIQLELFHKWHKSQIVKRIDDLKNHEIYDFIVGVDTNLYKNIENEIDEKVQAKIFRFRDFPSQNIVEKTLNMQNIFRKS from the coding sequence ATGCTTACGAAAGATTTAATTCGATTTACGATAAAAAATGACTCTGTGAATCCGTCGTTTATAGATCTCAAAACGCCGAACGTAAAAAGCGCCTGTGAACAATTATTCGCCGTTTATGAAAGCGGACAAAACTTATCCAAGAAAGAAGTTCTTCAAAACGCAAATGCGATAATCAACTCTATGCGTTCGCCAAAAACCGCCAAAGGATTGAATAAAATTTTGCTTGACAACTGTAATTTTGAAAGAAGTCAAGATTGCGATTACGTTTCTTTGCGTGAAAAAATATTTGAAAAATCCGCAGTTTTTTATTTATCGCCTAAGCGAAATTCGTTTGAAGAAATTTCTCAAAAATTTGATGAAAATTTTATCAAAGACGTTTACGGAGATCACCCTGACTGTGAAAAAATGATTTCGTGCGAAATAAAAAGCGAAGAAGAGTTGATTGACGAATACAACGTTTCTTTAGTTCAGGGATTGCTCTTAAACGCCGAAAATCTAATTATAAACATAGAAAACACAGACAAAACGGTTATGCGGTATTTTTTTCGGCAGATTCGATTTAATCAACTTCTATGCACGATTACCAAAACCCCGAGCGCTTATTCGATTTTTATCGACGGACCTGCCGGTATTTTGGAAAACTCTTCGGGATACGGACTGAAAATTGCAAATTTTTTTAAAACCGTTTGTAAACTTCACGACTGGAAATTGTTTGCCGCCATTAAAATGGACGCGAATAAATATTCGTTTTTACTTAACTCGGATTTTATCGTAAAAAAAGAAATTTTGGCTTCTTATTACCCTAAAGAATTTGAGGCGTTTAAGCAAAACTTTGAAGAAAAAAGCGAATTTTGGGAAGTTTCTGACGAAGCCGAACCGTTTTCGCTTGACGGAAAAAATATAATCGTTCCCGATTTTTTGTTTATTCATAAAAAAACAAAGAAAAAAATTCAGCTCGAACTGTTTCATAAATGGCACAAATCACAAATCGTCAAGCGGATAGACGACCTGAAAAACCACGAAATTTACGATTTTATCGTCGGAGTCGATACCAATCTTTACAAAAACATAGAAAATGAAATAGACGAGAAAGTACAAGCGAAGATTTTCAGATTCCGCGATTTTCCATCGCAAAACATAGTTGAAAAAACTTTAAACATGCAGAACATTTTCAGAAAATCATAA
- a CDS encoding DEAD/DEAH box helicase family protein, producing MENLKINFENGTITLSRQPIKNIQKYLSFDSRTKNYRAYAMNYGDIVMELFREKIEFEDNAKLFEKQNFVFKNPLEPRTHQKRAIEFWRRNDSKGVIVMPTGAGKSLVARLAISLVSRNTLVLAPTLDLVGQWERQLSESFNIPIGILGGGRKSIEKITVSTYDSAAVMMEYIGNKFGFVIFDECHHLTGEIYRKAAQFCIAPFRLGLTATPESENEFLLYELIGKKVFHTQINELEKNILAPYKVERINVELTAAEQRKYDESRQRYLSFIRKTGINFSSKDGWNKFIITCFSSKDGKKAFEAYKTQKEIPQICENKIAEIKRILYKHAGEQCIIFTADNDTAYKIGRMFYLPVITHNTKPQERKSFLERFREKKYPILVTSKVLNEGVDVPEASVGIIVSGSGSIREHVQRLGRILRPSVDKIAVLYELIGKGTAEFSTSERRSRHNAYERFNSIYDKK from the coding sequence ATGGAGAATTTAAAAATAAATTTTGAAAACGGCACCATAACACTTTCGCGGCAACCGATAAAAAATATTCAAAAATATTTATCGTTTGATTCCCGAACAAAAAATTATCGCGCTTACGCTATGAATTACGGCGATATCGTTATGGAACTTTTCAGAGAAAAAATCGAATTTGAAGACAATGCAAAACTTTTCGAGAAACAGAATTTTGTTTTCAAAAATCCGCTTGAACCGCGTACCCATCAGAAGCGAGCGATAGAATTTTGGCGGCGAAACGATTCAAAAGGCGTAATCGTTATGCCTACGGGAGCGGGAAAATCGCTTGTAGCGCGGCTGGCGATTTCACTCGTAAGCAGAAATACGCTCGTTTTGGCTCCGACCCTGGATTTGGTAGGTCAGTGGGAAAGACAACTTTCAGAATCGTTTAATATTCCGATAGGAATTTTGGGCGGCGGGCGGAAAAGCATAGAAAAAATAACCGTTTCCACTTACGATTCCGCGGCTGTCATGATGGAGTATATAGGAAACAAATTCGGTTTTGTAATTTTCGACGAATGCCATCATTTGACCGGCGAAATTTACAGAAAAGCGGCTCAATTTTGTATCGCTCCTTTTAGGCTGGGGCTTACCGCGACTCCCGAATCGGAAAACGAATTCTTGCTTTATGAACTGATCGGGAAAAAAGTTTTTCACACGCAAATTAACGAACTTGAAAAAAACATTCTCGCACCTTACAAAGTAGAAAGAATAAACGTCGAATTGACGGCCGCCGAGCAGCGAAAATACGACGAATCAAGACAAAGATATTTATCGTTTATCCGCAAAACGGGTATAAATTTTTCGTCAAAAGACGGATGGAATAAATTTATTATAACGTGCTTTTCGTCAAAAGACGGCAAAAAAGCGTTTGAAGCGTATAAAACGCAAAAAGAAATTCCTCAAATCTGCGAAAATAAAATCGCCGAAATTAAACGGATTTTGTACAAACACGCGGGAGAACAATGCATAATATTCACGGCGGACAACGATACCGCGTACAAAATCGGGCGCATGTTTTATCTTCCGGTGATTACGCATAATACGAAACCGCAGGAACGTAAAAGTTTTTTGGAAAGATTCCGTGAAAAAAAGTATCCTATTTTGGTTACAAGCAAGGTTCTAAACGAAGGGGTCGATGTTCCGGAAGCAAGCGTAGGAATTATAGTTTCCGGAAGCGGAAGTATCCGTGAACACGTACAGCGGCTTGGAAGAATTTTACGCCCAAGCGTCGATAAAATCGCCGTTTTGTACGAATTGATAGGCAAAGGAACGGCGGAATTTTCAACGAGCGAAAGGAGAAGCAGACACAATGCTTACGAAAGATTTAATTCGATTTACGATAAAAAATGA
- the hisH gene encoding imidazole glycerol phosphate synthase subunit HisH, producing the protein MVTIVDYDAGNLTSVYRALKHIGVSAQISNDPQKIASAERIIFPGVGHAKSAMASLKQKGIDAALKNAFDKKIPILGICLGTQIILSRSQEGGVDTLGLIDGECVKFNLTDKTLKIPHMGWNNIKIRQKHFILKDLQDNDEMYFVHSYYPVLPQKNVYAESVHGIKFACAIGCKNLFAVQFHPEKSGESGLKILKNFSLWSG; encoded by the coding sequence ATGGTAACGATTGTCGATTATGACGCCGGAAATTTAACCTCGGTTTATCGAGCGCTGAAACACATCGGCGTTTCTGCGCAAATTTCAAACGATCCGCAAAAAATCGCAAGCGCCGAAAGAATTATTTTTCCCGGCGTAGGACACGCAAAATCGGCTATGGCGTCGCTCAAACAAAAAGGAATCGACGCCGCGCTAAAAAACGCTTTCGATAAAAAAATTCCGATTTTGGGAATATGCCTCGGAACACAGATAATTCTTTCGCGTTCGCAGGAAGGCGGCGTAGATACGCTCGGTTTGATCGACGGCGAATGCGTAAAATTTAATTTGACCGACAAAACGCTTAAAATTCCGCACATGGGTTGGAATAATATTAAAATCCGGCAAAAACATTTTATATTAAAAGATTTACAGGATAACGACGAAATGTATTTCGTGCATTCGTACTATCCCGTTTTACCTCAAAAAAACGTTTACGCAGAAAGCGTTCACGGAATCAAGTTCGCTTGCGCCATAGGATGTAAAAATCTTTTCGCGGTTCAGTTTCATCCGGAAAAAAGCGGCGAATCGGGTCTTAAAATTCTTAAAAATTTTTCTCTTTGGAGCGGATAA
- a CDS encoding T9SS type A sorting domain-containing protein, which produces MVKKFLALALAATAMVWAAEPVMDGGSLIGDEVNWAGLADNFGSSVSITSKNPLIASFELVKSLPNKEDTTETNWVWAEVSPGYTADFSNLESIEIEGTFSKSTRLTLVGIPTGVGAFINVLSGTVNKTIEINTTNFAPSWGSTENAIDLSKMTGISFTSGGDENCIYEINITKLILHTTGGDNPGPGPGPGPEPTAEYIELISDDEEMQENWEVMGAKLNNEGDDTENLTEADGLVINSYYPILEAKLPFGSSNETDDIWAWVSLSSYIAESLEGLDSIIIEYEADEDMAVVISMPGDHEFSVKLSKSNVKKTVTAKIGQFSLPSWDKWSGSLDLTKADGISFAPHEDVEGSDGKIITIKLHSVKVYGVDDEGDDPYPNSKPKGAIAKSANIAVTGISAGKLGLNVPSTGNYSIAVYSVDGRMLAQTKANLVKGINTLPINKNLAHGIAVVRVQGANTTLIKKISIR; this is translated from the coding sequence ATGGTGAAAAAGTTTTTAGCGCTCGCCTTGGCGGCGACTGCGATGGTGTGGGCGGCTGAACCGGTTATGGACGGGGGAAGTTTGATTGGAGATGAGGTAAATTGGGCAGGCTTAGCCGATAATTTTGGTTCTTCCGTTTCTATAACCAGCAAGAATCCATTAATAGCAAGTTTTGAATTGGTTAAATCTCTACCTAACAAAGAAGACACTACAGAGACAAATTGGGTATGGGCTGAAGTAAGCCCCGGCTATACAGCCGATTTTTCAAATTTGGAATCCATTGAAATTGAAGGAACTTTTAGTAAATCCACAAGATTAACACTTGTTGGTATTCCTACCGGTGTAGGTGCATTTATTAATGTATTGTCAGGAACTGTAAATAAAACGATAGAAATAAACACTACAAATTTCGCTCCGAGTTGGGGTTCGACAGAAAATGCTATTGATTTGTCAAAAATGACAGGCATCAGTTTTACCAGCGGTGGAGACGAAAATTGTATTTATGAAATCAACATAACTAAATTAATATTACACACCACAGGAGGCGATAATCCGGGTCCCGGCCCCGGTCCTGGTCCTGAACCGACTGCAGAATATATTGAGTTGATAAGCGATGACGAAGAAATGCAGGAAAATTGGGAAGTTATGGGTGCAAAACTTAATAATGAAGGCGATGACACAGAGAACCTTACAGAAGCGGACGGATTGGTTATAAATTCTTATTATCCGATATTGGAGGCAAAATTGCCTTTCGGTTCATCTAATGAAACAGACGACATTTGGGCATGGGTTTCTCTTTCCAGTTATATAGCGGAATCTTTAGAAGGATTGGACTCAATTATTATAGAATATGAAGCAGACGAAGATATGGCTGTTGTAATATCAATGCCCGGCGACCATGAATTTAGCGTTAAACTTTCAAAATCAAATGTAAAAAAGACAGTAACCGCTAAAATAGGCCAATTTAGTCTTCCGAGTTGGGATAAGTGGAGCGGTTCTCTTGACTTGACGAAAGCAGACGGGATTTCTTTTGCACCTCATGAAGACGTTGAAGGTAGTGATGGGAAAATTATAACGATTAAACTTCATTCCGTTAAAGTTTACGGAGTGGATGACGAAGGCGATGATCCGTATCCGAATTCAAAACCGAAAGGCGCCATTGCAAAATCGGCTAACATTGCGGTTACGGGAATTTCGGCGGGTAAATTAGGTTTGAACGTTCCATCGACAGGTAATTACTCAATCGCCGTTTACAGCGTTGACGGCAGAATGCTTGCGCAGACAAAAGCCAACCTTGTTAAAGGTATAAACACTTTGCCTATAAACAAGAATTTGGCGCACGGTATCGCCGTCGTCCGCGTTCAGGGAGCAAACACTACGCTGATTAAAAAGATTTCAATAAGATAA
- a CDS encoding Gx transporter family protein: MLTDSKNEKITLFVIAFLLAGIEKFLPVIPVLPWLKIGLFHAVVMVWIYKFGFLDALAFIFIRQWVFMLFFGFSFLPFLLGTFAAIASVFVGAVLIKSNKFGMIVIGIFCALIHNITQLFVLYVLMNGNFIWRWQLPIITGASLLTGTITGFLAYELNKVSLNFNGKKDIGESGFQNEYNGFGIFAVLFTLVTTCVFENYVFYIVLFLLIIFISQKTDQKVLSVFLFLKRYGIFLLWFYFSFVFSQKTNVYDINFWICPLLHVMKISLWFLLTPFFQKFGFYRLFYKILLKIFPKRCSQTLSIGTIMPQVFPGVLEEIPHLVKSIFKNRKNTVNILVKKSQKILSEWEGA; this comes from the coding sequence ATGCTTACTGATAGTAAAAATGAAAAAATAACGCTTTTTGTTATTGCGTTTTTACTTGCCGGAATAGAGAAATTTCTTCCTGTGATTCCTGTTTTACCTTGGCTTAAAATCGGACTTTTTCACGCCGTCGTTATGGTTTGGATTTATAAATTTGGGTTTTTAGACGCGCTCGCGTTTATTTTTATTCGTCAATGGGTGTTTATGTTATTTTTCGGATTTTCGTTTTTACCGTTTTTGTTAGGAACTTTTGCCGCAATAGCTTCCGTATTCGTCGGCGCCGTATTGATAAAATCAAATAAATTCGGCATGATTGTTATAGGAATTTTCTGCGCGCTTATTCATAATATTACACAGTTGTTCGTTTTGTATGTTTTAATGAACGGAAATTTTATATGGCGCTGGCAATTACCGATAATTACCGGCGCTTCGTTATTAACGGGAACGATTACGGGATTTTTGGCATACGAATTAAATAAAGTTTCTTTGAATTTTAACGGTAAAAAAGATATTGGAGAAAGCGGTTTTCAAAACGAATACAACGGTTTTGGAATTTTTGCGGTTTTATTTACGCTTGTTACGACTTGCGTTTTTGAAAACTATGTTTTTTATATCGTTTTATTTTTGTTAATTATTTTTATTTCGCAAAAAACCGATCAAAAAGTTTTATCTGTTTTTTTATTTTTAAAGAGATATGGAATTTTTTTACTTTGGTTTTATTTTTCCTTTGTTTTTTCACAAAAAACGAACGTATATGATATAAATTTTTGGATATGTCCGTTATTACACGTTATGAAGATTTCTCTTTGGTTTTTATTGACGCCGTTTTTTCAGAAATTCGGATTTTATCGCCTGTTTTATAAGATTTTACTTAAAATTTTTCCGAAAAGGTGTTCGCAAACATTGAGTATAGGTACAATAATGCCGCAGGTTTTTCCCGGTGTTTTAGAAGAAATTCCGCATCTTGTTAAAAGTATTTTTAAAAACCGTAAAAACACGGTAAATATTCTTGTAAAAAAATCGCAGAAAATCTTATCGGAATGGGAAGGCGCTTAA
- a CDS encoding NusG domain II-containing protein: MKLFSLFDFFIVLIFAAVSFFLFFNIEKEESDYFEIYYGEKKIEIPITKDTIITVNSVEIEFKNKSAKIIKSNCLNQICVAAKPIDGDGQIICAPNKVAVLIHKKKTKIDVYAY; this comes from the coding sequence ATGAAATTGTTTTCTTTGTTCGATTTTTTTATAGTTTTGATTTTCGCGGCGGTAAGTTTCTTTTTATTTTTCAATATTGAAAAAGAGGAATCCGATTATTTTGAAATTTACTATGGCGAAAAAAAAATAGAAATTCCAATAACAAAAGATACGATAATAACCGTAAATTCCGTCGAGATCGAATTTAAAAACAAAAGTGCAAAAATTATAAAAAGCAATTGTCTTAATCAAATATGCGTCGCCGCAAAACCGATAGACGGCGACGGGCAAATTATTTGCGCTCCAAACAAGGTTGCGGTTTTGATTCATAAGAAAAAAACAAAAATAGACGTATATGCTTACTGA
- the trxB gene encoding thioredoxin-disulfide reductase, whose product MIEKEVIVIGSGPAGYTASIYLARAMLEPLLFEGFSADGTPGGQLMKTSLVENFSGFSAIEGQTLMYEIRRQAINNGVKCVMVDVISLEKFENKFILTDSNEIQYSAKAVIVATGTKVRRLELKSEEEFWMKGISACAVCDGGLPIFRNKTIAVIGGGDSAAEEAIYLTKFAQEVYLIHRRDKLRASKIMQKHLIKNPKIKILYNKIPVEFYGGNLLEGMKIKDVYTDEISDLSVSGCFEAIGNIPNTKLLKNFLDLDENGYIITDKNNMSSVDGVFAAGDVMSPHYRQAIIAAGNGAKAALACEKRLLDKE is encoded by the coding sequence ATGATTGAAAAAGAAGTAATAGTTATAGGATCCGGTCCTGCGGGATATACAGCTTCTATTTATTTAGCGCGGGCGATGCTTGAGCCTTTGCTTTTTGAAGGGTTTAGCGCAGACGGAACACCAGGCGGACAACTTATGAAAACGAGTTTGGTTGAAAATTTTTCCGGATTTTCTGCGATCGAAGGACAAACTTTAATGTACGAGATTCGGCGGCAAGCGATAAACAACGGCGTAAAATGCGTTATGGTTGACGTTATTTCATTGGAAAAATTTGAAAACAAATTTATTTTAACGGACAGTAACGAAATCCAATATTCGGCAAAAGCGGTTATAGTCGCAACCGGAACAAAAGTACGCAGATTAGAATTAAAAAGCGAAGAAGAATTTTGGATGAAAGGAATTTCCGCTTGTGCGGTATGCGACGGCGGGCTTCCTATTTTTAGAAATAAGACCATCGCCGTAATAGGCGGCGGCGATTCGGCGGCGGAAGAAGCGATTTATTTAACGAAATTTGCACAAGAAGTTTATTTAATTCATCGTAGAGACAAACTTCGCGCAAGTAAAATTATGCAAAAACATTTAATAAAAAATCCTAAAATTAAGATACTTTATAACAAAATACCCGTAGAATTTTACGGTGGAAATTTGCTTGAAGGAATGAAGATTAAGGACGTATATACGGATGAAATTTCAGACTTGTCTGTCAGCGGATGTTTTGAAGCGATAGGCAATATTCCAAACACTAAACTATTAAAAAATTTTTTAGATTTGGACGAAAACGGATATATTATTACAGATAAAAACAATATGTCAAGCGTTGACGGCGTTTTTGCGGCGGGAGACGTTATGAGTCCGCATTATCGGCAAGCCATAATCGCTGCGGGAAACGGAGCGAAAGCCGCCTTAGCGTGTGAAAAACGGCTTCTTGATAAAGAATAA
- the floA gene encoding flotillin-like protein FloA (flotillin-like protein involved in membrane lipid rafts) — MDGIIIIVGIFLFILFMIFIGAPFGLWFQATISGANVGLLNIVFMGFRKVPAKLIVDAMITATKANIKITSDQLEAHFLAGGNVIRVIQALVAASKANIVLSFERATAIDLAGRNVLEAVQMSVNPKVIETPKVSAVAKDGIQLLATSRITVRANIDRLVGGAGQETILARVGEGIVTTIGSAENHKMVLEMPDMISKRVLEKGLDSGTAFEILSIDIADVDVGKNIGAVLETDRAEADKKIAQAKAEEKRAMAQAREQEMLAKVQEMRALVVEKEAEVPMAIAAAFRSGNLGIMDYNRIKNIEADTNMRSAIAKENNSDTKRS, encoded by the coding sequence AATTATAATAATTGTCGGTATTTTTCTGTTTATTTTATTTATGATTTTTATAGGCGCTCCGTTTGGATTGTGGTTTCAGGCTACGATAAGCGGCGCTAACGTCGGACTTTTGAATATAGTATTTATGGGATTTAGAAAAGTTCCGGCAAAGTTAATTGTTGACGCTATGATAACGGCGACAAAAGCTAATATAAAAATTACCAGCGATCAATTGGAAGCGCATTTTTTAGCCGGAGGAAACGTGATAAGAGTTATTCAAGCGTTAGTCGCCGCAAGTAAGGCTAATATTGTTTTAAGTTTTGAAAGGGCTACGGCTATTGATTTGGCCGGAAGAAACGTATTAGAAGCGGTTCAAATGAGCGTAAATCCTAAAGTTATAGAAACTCCGAAAGTAAGCGCGGTAGCGAAAGACGGAATACAATTGCTTGCTACAAGCAGAATTACGGTTCGTGCAAATATCGATAGACTCGTAGGAGGCGCGGGACAGGAAACAATTTTGGCGCGTGTAGGTGAAGGAATCGTTACTACGATAGGTTCCGCCGAAAATCATAAAATGGTATTAGAAATGCCCGATATGATTTCAAAAAGAGTACTTGAAAAAGGTCTTGATTCGGGAACCGCGTTTGAAATTTTATCAATCGATATAGCGGATGTCGACGTAGGTAAAAATATAGGCGCCGTTTTAGAAACGGACAGAGCGGAAGCGGATAAAAAAATAGCGCAGGCGAAGGCTGAAGAAAAGAGAGCGATGGCGCAGGCGAGAGAACAGGAAATGTTAGCTAAAGTTCAAGAAATGCGAGCGTTGGTGGTAGAAAAAGAAGCGGAAGTTCCAATGGCTATAGCCGCGGCTTTTAGAAGCGGGAATTTAGGAATTATGGATTATAATCGTATAAAAAATATTGAAGCCGATACTAATATGCGTTCGGCTATAGCCAAAGAAAATAATTCCGATACAAAAAGAAGTTGA